One window of the Pseudarthrobacter sp. ATCC 49987 genome contains the following:
- a CDS encoding GNAT family N-acetyltransferase, producing MFTAITIRRNPDRLRYEVLDGDTVIGQAAYIDDGGTHRIFYHTVIDEDFGGQGLASRLAAQALDDTVAAGLKIVPVCPYIKKYLASHTQYAASVQVPTPALLGVLNSALTQRARR from the coding sequence ATGTTCACCGCAATCACCATCCGCAGGAACCCCGACCGGCTCCGCTACGAGGTTCTTGACGGCGACACGGTCATCGGCCAGGCGGCGTACATCGACGACGGCGGCACCCACCGGATTTTCTACCACACGGTCATTGACGAGGACTTCGGCGGCCAGGGGCTCGCCAGCCGGCTCGCGGCACAGGCGCTTGACGACACGGTCGCCGCCGGCTTGAAGATTGTCCCCGTGTGCCCGTACATCAAGAAGTACCTCGCAAGCCACACGCAGTACGCGGCCAGCGTCCAGGTTCCCACACCGGCACTGCTCGGAGTCCT